Within the Gemmatimonadaceae bacterium genome, the region ACCGGCGCGACAGCGGATAGGGGTTCGTGGCGAAAGTAGCGTGCCGCTAAAGTGACCTGACCAAGCGATCGGAGAACTGGTGATGAAGCGAACAACCGGGATCGAATGGACAGACGTCACGTGGAACCCGATGACGGGTTGCACGGAGATCTCCGCGGGATGCGAGCACTGCTATGCGGCGTCGGTAGCGCGCACACGCCTTGACACTATCTATCGGCAACAGACTCCGGTCCGGGACACGCCACGCAATCGGGCGGATCCGTTTGCCCCTCGGTTTTGGCCAGATCGTTTGCGGCTCCCCACAAGCTGGCGAGCGCCCCGGCGCGTGTTCGTCAATAGCATGTCCGACGTCTTTCACGCTCATTTCCCGGAATCGCAGATCCGCCAAGTGTGGGAGGCCATGGTCGCCGCCCCGCAGCACCAGTTTCAGGTCCTGACGAAGCGCCCGGAGCGCGCACGGCGACTCGCCACACTACTTGCGTGGCCGTCGCATATCTGGCTTGGGGTTTCAGTCGAACA harbors:
- a CDS encoding phage Gp37/Gp68 family protein, with the translated sequence MKRTTGIEWTDVTWNPMTGCTEISAGCEHCYAASVARTRLDTIYRQQTPVRDTPRNRADPFAPRFWPDRLRLPTSWRAPRRVFVNSMSDVFHAHFPESQIRQVWEAMVAAPQHQFQVLTKRPERARRLATLLAWPSHIWLGVSVEHEDTARRIDLLREIPAAVRFVSAEPLLGPLDAVDFRGIDWVIGGGESGPGARPVSLEWARGLRDGVKRAGAAFFWKQWGGAHPKAGGRLLDGVEWNEYPAPTLSDV